The Bubalus kerabau isolate K-KA32 ecotype Philippines breed swamp buffalo chromosome 12, PCC_UOA_SB_1v2, whole genome shotgun sequence region CCAAGAGAAGTAAAAGTCAAACACACCTGAAAACAACGTTTTCTTCCAATAGTACCTAGTCCCGGGTTCCACTGCTATCTATCAGAGGCTGGTgctaagaaagaggaaaagaaacagcaGAAGAAATATGGTTGTCCCTTTCACAAGTTTTTGCAAACACTGTTCAGCTCCAGGCTTTTCATTAAATAATTACCTACTTAATCCAAATACATGATGTAATAATACTGTGAGTCTCTATCTTATTCTAAAAACACAGGCCTAAAACAAGGTGTGTGTTAAGTCAGCAACTGTGCTTCAGGCCaggtgaaatgaatgaaaatgagtcTGAAGAATTCTAACAGCTTTTATCAACTCATTAACCCTTCCTCATataacaattattaaaaaaaaaaaacaactgggtaaaatacttttaaaaatgatttgaaggcagaagaaagcaCCAAGAGTAGGAAGAAATTGGAAATTTGACCACTGAAAGAAGGGAAGTACATTGGAAGAGGTTCAAAGTTACACAACTTTTTCCCTGAGGGTACTCCCCGTCTACAATGGCACAAGACTACCAGAACTCAAGCAAAAAGCTGCAGGCTTATTAATGTCATGGCCACAGAGTGGTTAAAAATTCAGACGGCAAATTCAGAAAATGAGTGAGTCACAGAAGCAGAAACCTCAAAAACTAATATAAACTCCTTCCAATTCCTCACTGACCCCTGTGTTGAGTATGCTCACAGAAGACTCTAAGGAGCCCAATGGAAACAAGTGGAAAGCTAAAAGAGCCTTTGAGCAGCAATCTGAGCTGCTCCCACTGCAGAGGAGACAGGAACCTGGCCAAGTTATCGGGGCTTAAAAACACCTCAGGTGCTCCACAGACCCATCTGAAAGTATAAGACCAAGCCTGCACAAGCTCAAGGTGATCAAGCAGTTAGTTAACTACACTCatcagaagaaaagagaatttggAGATAAATCATCCACAATGTCCACTCTACAATCAAAACTTTCTAGACATGAAATGTAGCAGGGAAATGTGACCTACTGTCAAGGACGGGAAAaaagcaataaattaaaaaaaaaaatgaaacaatttagAGGAAAGGATTAACAAGCAAAGACTTTAAGTAAGCTGCAATAAATTTGTTCAAAGACTTAATGGAAAGCACGGTCACAATAATCTCAATAGATAAATGTAAATAGttaaaaaatgaagtacttgAGGCTGgtggcctggtggctcagaggtcaagaattcacctgctaatgccggcgacacaggttcaagccctggtctgggaagattccacctgccaaggagcaactaagcccgtgtaccacatccactgagcctgtgctctagagcccaccagcagcaactgctgagcccgtgtaCCACAGCTTCTGAAGCCCACGCATCCTGGAGGCCATGCTCCTCAacaagcccacgcaccacagctagagaggggCTTGCACTCGTTGCAACTAGACAAAGTCCAAGTTCAGGAACGACgacccaagcacagccaaaagatgttttttaaaaaatgaaatacttgaaCTGAAAAGTACATTATTTTAAAGTGGGTTTAGAGATATCTGCATCCCTGTGATCACTGCAAAATTATTCACAATATCCAAggcatggaaataacctaaatatccatcagtggatgaatgaataaagatgttgtGTATATATTCAAGAGAACATGAGCCACAAAAAAGGAGATTTTATCATTTTGTACTACAGGGATGAACCTTAtggacattatgttaagtgaaataaatcagacaggaaaataaatactgtgtgatctcacttttacatggaatctaaaaattcgAACTCATATAAACAGAGTTGACAGGGTGAGGGGGagtgagaagaaatggagagattTTTGTCAAAGAGTACAAACTTTTAGTTACAAGATAAATTGTTCTGGGGCTCTCATGTACAgaatggtgactacagttaacaatactgtactgtGTGCTTGAAAGCTgctgagagtaaatcttaaatattctcaccacacATACAAAGTAATGTTAACTATGTATGATGACAGATGTGTTAGCCCACCTAACTATGGTAATGACAACAATATATACATACGTATCATGCTATATATCTTACACTTATCCAATATTatttgtcaattacatctcaatgaaATTGGAAAttaagtatttataaatatatggggGTGGAGAATGGGCTTGACAGCTTATTAGAAGCAATATAAAAAAGAGGTAGTGACTTTGAAGACAAATCTGTATAAGTCACTCAACGGGAAGAACTGAggggaaaagactgaaaaaatcaaaaacaagagAGACTCACAGACCCATAGTACatttttttattctaataattttacttcacttatttttgtctgtgctgggtcttcgttgctgtaagGGCTACTCTCCGGTTGCAGTACGcagtcttctcattgtggtggctctcTCAttgccaagcacaggctctagggaacaagggcttcagcagttgcagtgagtgagctcagtagttgtggctcctgggctctagaccaAAGGCTCAGCAGTCATGGTGCACGGGCTGAGTTGACCTGAGGGATGTGGGATGTTCCTCaataagggatcgaacctgtgtcccttgcattggcaggaagatcatcttaccactgagccagcagggcagCCCCCCATAGTACTTTTAAGCAAAAGATCAAAAAtctcaaagagaagagagaatgaggcagaaaaatcattttaaataatgGTCAAAAAACTGGTGAAAAAATCAATTTGCAAATCCAATGAGCTCAACTCTAAGCAGAGtaacaaataaatgagaaaaagaaaaaagaatatcaaACTGTCAAAAATTAAAGATGTAATGGATACCAGAAGACAATTAAAAAAGGATCTTTAAAGCAATCAAAGACTGTCAACCCAGAATCTACATCCAGCAAAAATATTCTCGAAAAATgagagtaaatatatatatatacatttactaagagtaatataattataaattataattataaaaatgtaagagTAATATATTTACtcttaataaatgtatatatatctactctgagtgtgtgtgtatgaatatacATAAGCTGAAGACTTTAATCACTAGACCTAAACATTATGCCGTGTTAAAAGGAAATTCTTCAAGTTGAAAGGAAATGACATCAAATGAAACTTAGATCtatacatataaaaaaaatccaaaataattatgtaattaaaaaGACTCTCATTTCTCTGCCTAAAAAAAGGCAAATGACTAAAGCAAAAATAGCACTGTGTTGAAGTAAAAGTTAACATACCAATAGTACAAAGGTTAAATGTAATTACGTTTTTTAAGGTTCTTTCATTTTACATCAAGTGGAATAATGTTAATAGTAAGTGAACTGTAAAAGCTAATCATGAATACTGGAATCCCTACAGCAGCCACTTATACAAAGCCATACAGCTTAAAAAGCCCAAtggcaatttatttttaaaaatttgatcaaCATAAAAGAACTATGGGCagtaagagaggaagagaggagacaAACTGATAAAACAGAGTAATATGGAAGACTTTTAACCATATAAATAACATTAAATGTAAAGTTACCAAATCCTCCACTCAGAGGCAGAGATTATTAGATATGGTtataagggagggaaggaggaaggaaggaaaggaataaattcattaaatatatGCTATCTAAAagaaacatacttttaaaaacaaagacacaatCAGGTTAAACATATAATAATCAAAAATTATACACCATGAATATAAATAGTAAACACAAGGGAAATGGTATGAATAAATCAATtaagtgaataaattaataaataaataaagccaacaAAGttataggaagaaaataaatccaCAGTTATATTTGCTAATTTTAATGCCCCCCCCTTGCAGCTACTGAAATGATTATAAAGCAATTCATAGGCAATAAATCAGGTGCAGCAAACAAACTGCAGGACCTCTACCcatctttataaataaagttttattagaatgcTGCCAcactcatttatttacatattgccATGTTACTTTTGCACTACAAGGGCAGGGTAGTTAAAACAGAAACTGTGTAAttcacaaaacctaaaatatttactatactgCCCTTTGCAGGACGTTTTCTGACCTCAAATATCAATTATTACTATTTACCAACTTGACTTAATTATATAAGACCATATATCACACCATAAAATAAGTCCACATTTCAAAAGATGAAAATTATAGAGTTTAATCTGTAATTACAAcagaattacattaaaaaaaaaatcaattacagggacttccccagtggtccagtggttaaggctccacacttccactacagggagtgcgggttcaatccctggtcgtcaggaaagtaagatcccacatgccacacagagtggccaaaaaaagaaatcaattacATAAGCTATTTGGGAAAaaccaaaatatttgaaaattaagcaaCACACTTCTAAAAAAATTCACGAGtcaaggaaatcagaaaatattctgaactgataatgaaaatataacatataGAAATGTGTGGAAATTATAACATTTTAAGtgcttatatttataaaaaaaaaaaaacaaactcaaatttAAACATCTAAATTTccaaattaaatatctaaatTTCTAGCTTAAGGAGCCAGGGGTTAAAAGAATACATTAAGCCAACTGAAGATAAGAGTGAAGGGAACTATCAAGACAGGCACAAGTCAATTAAATTATTGAAAccaatagctgtggaaagaaatcaaattgctaaaCTCTTAGCAAGAATGACCAAGGAAAAAGAGCATTAAAAAGGGGTCACAACAGCTCCTACAAAAATTAAAAGGATCACAAGGGAAAATTAAAAACCTTCTGCCAAGAGGGTTGATAACCTAAATGAGATAGATATATACTgcctgcaggaaaaaaaagacagaaaatccgTATAAtcatataactcaacattcaaaaaactaagatcatttcaTCCGGTcccattgctgctactgctgctaagttgctttagtcgtgtctgactctgtgcgaccccacagatgacagcccaccaggctcccccatccctgggattctctaggcaagaatactggagtgggttgccatttcctcctccaatgcatgaaagtgaaaagtcaaagtgaagttgctcagttgtgtccgactcttagccaccccatggactgcagcctaccaggctcctccgtccatgggattctgacaaaattcaacacccatctataaaaattaaagtatcagTAATCTGGAAATAGAAAGGAACACCCTCAATGTGATTTCTTTTAATCTACAGAAAAACCACTGCTGACATTCTATTTAATGTTAAGATATTGCTTTCCCCTTAAGATgtggaacaagacaagaatgacTATTATTACCCTTTCTCTTCAACACTCAATTGAAAAGGCTAGATACAGCAATAAGGtaaggcaaagaaataaaaagcttataAAGATGGGAGAAAAGGGAGTAAAACTGTCTTATTAGTCACAGATGTGCTTATTTTTGCAGAGAAAATCCTAAAGCCACAAAAAGGCAACTGGAACTTAGTTCAGCATGGTCAAAGTATATGCACACAAGAATTGTTACAACAACTACTGTATTTCTACATACtagcagcaaaaaataaaatttagaaaatagcatCAAGAAGAAAAATCTTCAGGAATAAATACAACTGCAAGATCTCTATGAAGATCATTAAAATGTTACATGAACAAAATTATATTACATAATAAGTGTATTACCATAACATATTGATATAGAAAAACCTATTTTACTCCACTGATGTAGAGGtcttgtatatacacatacatgtatataaaatttgTTTACAGTACATATCAAAAAAGATGACCCAATAAAAGGAAATGTAAACAATTGTATTAATCAGCCACTGATGTGTAATAAACTCCAAAACTTTAgcagttgaaaatatttattctctcacaCAGTTTCCAAGGGTCAGAAATCCAGAAGCAGCTTAGCTGGTGGGTCTGGCTCAAGGGTTTCTCAGGAGGTTGCAAACTATAGTTGGGTCTACATTCAACTGAAGGCCAGAGGATCTGCTTCCAAGAGAAAGCCTCAGTCCTTGGTCACAAGGGTGTTGGGAGACAATATTCCATTTGTCTTTCACATTTCTGCACACTTGCAGCTGAGGATCTCACTGCCCCTTGTTCCAGGCTTTCCAAAGATGTTTATAAAGTGAACAGATTGGGAAAATAAAGTCTCCTTCAGAGCAAAGAGCAGGTATGCTTACTGTGCATTAAAAAATGCCCAGGTGCCCTATGCTCAGAATCCCTCTGTAATGCAAGCTCTGCACGTGCAGCTGTCATCCGATCCTCTTCACATGAAGTGTGATCTGGAGACGGAGGAACTGGTGCAAAAATGCTCAGCACCCAGGCCACTACAGTAGCTGTGACAATGACCTGTCTTCCGACTCAGACCCAAGATTCGTATGCCTTCTATCAGCATCCATGAAACTGCAGCAGGCTAACCTGTTAACTAGTGAGTAGGGTAAAATTTCAGTGGGCCTCTCTACAACATGGTAGCTGGTTTCTCCTACAGTTAGCAACGAGAGACAGAAAGTGACCAATACACAAGCCGCTGTGCTTTTTATAATCTAATTTCAGAAGGGACTTTAACCGTATTCTACAGGTTACACAGACCAACCCTAAAATCATGTGCAAGGTAAATACAAAAGGGTGCAAATAcaaggaggcagggatcaagggAAACCATGTTAAAGGCTCACTATCAAATTCAATGTTGTTACAGGTCATTTCTCCCTAAATGTAATTACAGAGCAACACAATCACAATCCCAATCAATATcccaaaaggttttttttttttttttcatagaaactgacaaactgattttaaaatttatatagaaacacAAAGGAACTAGATGGCCAAAGAATATTAGAGGATTCACACAATTTGATTTCAAGACTTATGGCaacagagataataataatactagCACAGGGGGACAATGAgatcaaagaaacaaaactgagTCCAGAAACAGATCCACACGTGTGCACAAGCAATCCTAGACCAAAACACAACAGCAATTCAGtgtagcaaaacaaaaaaatattttccaacaaTGATGTTGAAACtggatatttttttattttttttattttttttttttttaaaaaggaatttgttTATTGAGCAAGAGGATGCAAGcaatataaaaatcaaaagcttATCTGGCTTTAAttgacttttctttctctgcttctcaAAATGGAGTTGgattttatttgtacattttctaTGGGTCCCATCTGCTCAGAAATCCTTATACAGGGGAAGCTGTGGGGCAGAGTCCTTAAGTGACCCTTTATGAGAATTCTTATCAGGGTGGGAGTAATTGCTCAGTGCTGCCTACTTCTTCCCCTTCTGCTTCATGTGTACTACAAAATAGTCATTGCATGCGATGGTGAGCCCAGCGATTAGCGAAAAGAAGCTCTGGAAGCCCACTTTGCCGTCTCGACACTGGTCCAGGTCCTTCATTATTTTGTCCACGGCCAGAGGGTCTTTTTGATTTTCCAAAAATCCAGGGAACTCCTTTTCCATGAGTACTCTCAGGTCTTCCTTTGTTAAGTAACCTTTATCACCTGCAAATTTGTGAAATGTGAACATCATGGTTTCCATGGCGTGCTCCATTTGAGACGGCATTTTGATAAAGTCTGTTGAAACCTTGGCGGGAGGCGCAGCGGGGACGCTCGGCTCTGAAactggatatttttttaaatgaacctcAATCCCTATGTCACACAACACACAATAGTTAGTTCAAGATGGACCACAGCCTCATCCATAAGACTATGAAAGTTCTAAAATAAACAAGGGAAATTAGTTTCATGATTTCTGAGTACGCAAAAGCTTCTTAGAACTCAAatctattaaagaaaaagaactgaactgcatcaaaattaaaaactttagcTTATCAAAATACACTGTTAAGGAAAAGACAAACttacaaactgggagaaaacacTCCCAGGACATTGATGCTACAAAAAACTTGTATCAAGACTATATTAAGAATTCTTACACATCAATAATAGAAAGATAATCaattctttttaatatgcaaaaaaCTTAGGAGGTATTCTACAAAATTATTAACAATTGTCAACCATATGAAACATCATTAGCTagcaaggaaatccaaaataaaaccacaaaatacCATTTCACATCCACTAAatagccaaaattaaaaagaatgaccatgggcttccctggtgctcagtgataatgaatgtgcctgccaatgcaggagacagaggtttgatccctgatccaggaagatcccacatgctctggagcaactaagccacgccaccactgctgaagcctgtgggcAACAGCCCTTgcttcacagcaagagaagccactgcagtgaagaAAGAGCCTGCGCATCACAACTGGACAGTATTCCGCACTCGCCGCAATTGGAGAAAAGTCTTCACGcatcaaggaagacccagcatgaacaaaaatgaatctaaaaaaaaagatcattcaagtactggaaaggatgtggagcaactagAAAACATAGTCACAGTGAAGAGTATTTAAGAGAAAATTCCAAAAAACTATGTAGCAGTTTCTTACATAGTAAAACACACATCTGCTTATAAACCAACAATTCCAATCCTAGGTATtgactcaagaaaaatgaaaacatgtttgcAAGAATATCCATATAggcctttttcttaaaaatgaaaaaactggaaataactcaaatacccatcaacagaagaaaaaataagattgATATTCATCCAATGgcatactactcagcaataaaaaggactCTGACACATCCACCCTCACAGATGCGTCTGGAAATATATGTTAAACAAACGAAGCTAGATACCAGAAAAGAAGACACTGTACAAAGACCAAACAAAATACCTACATTGTTAGAATTCAGAGTGTTTGGGGGAGAGGGGAACTGAATGCAAAGGGTAACCAGTGAACTTTCTGGGGTGAGATGAGAATGCTTTATCATCCTTTGGTTACCAGTTACATGAGGACAACTgtcacacctaaaacaactaagGTCTgtacattttattgtatttaataaatatctcaatgtaaaaattaaatttttaaataagttcatagtattaattttccttttttttttcctttatcctgGGTTGTCTACACGTagtgtatgcatacatatatcaatGGGTTCTCGATAATTATCTCTCATCATCTATGTGCCAAACACTAGGCTAGGTTCCGTAAGTCCGTAAGTTCATGCCCTCAAGAGGGTAACAATCTAGGGCAAAGAAATACACACCTAATAACTGTACACAATGCGAGGGTTTCCATTATAAGGGTATACACAGGGGCCTGAGCAAAGACTCAGGCGACAGAAAAGCCTCTTCATTGGGTGGAGAATGACAAGCACAACCATGGCCATGTAGACAAGCAGGAACGGACCATCATAAACAGAGAAATACCCCACGCAAAGACACGGACAAAGGGGTCGAACTCGACAAGGAGCTAGGAGCAGTCCAGTGTTGTGGGAGCTAGAGAAGCTATGAGATGCCATCCTAACGCTACGGCCCCTGGACTATGGAGCCAGTGAAGAGCCACTCAACAGTTTTAAGCAAGggaatgatgctttcaaatttgcAATTAGAAGTATCACTTTGCTAACAGTGTGAATGACAGAAAGCCTAGAAGGgagtaaaaatggaaacaatctgTCAGAGGACAACTGCAACAAGCAagttgtttccttttaaaaattcaaccaaGGCACATGGACTGAAGAGAAATTGAAGAATCCCCAAAATGGACAGGAAAATGACTAAAGATTCAGATCAGACAGTTCACAGAGTAAAAAAATGAAGCTCAAAATGGCCCAAACAAATGAACggatgctcaacttcactcataagaaatgtaaaaaatgaaagctACACTGAGGTATCGTATTTCACCTATTATACTggcaaaaacccaaaaaactggACTGTATGCTGTTAATGACAAGGCTATGGGAAAACAAGTGTTCTCACACATACATTATCGTTTCAACCCCTATGAAGGGCGACAATATCTATCAAAATTGtatctcatttattctttaacCCAGCACTTCCACTTCTAGGAAATGAATCTACAGACATGCCTGCATATGCACAAAATAATAGGGGTACAAGGTTGCTCATGCAGtatttttataatagcaaaaactagaaacaatctTACTATATACATCACTGGGCTAGTTAAATCATagttcataaacaaaatgaacacTGCAGCTGTGCAGAGGGACAGAGCACACATATAGCACTTTATATACTGATACTGAAGGTCTCCAGGGTGTACTGTTAAGTgaggaaaataaaaggcaaagcaGTTAAAGTTTCCAGCATTAGTGTAAAACATGTGTTGGGGTAACAGAAGGAATGGAGTGGGATAAATGGATTTGTACAgggctgtattttttttaaatcctcagaAGAATATAAGAAATCAATAATATTGGTAAA contains the following coding sequences:
- the LOC129624447 gene encoding protein S100-A10, coding for MPSQMEHAMETMMFTFHKFAGDKGYLTKEDLRVLMEKEFPGFLENQKDPLAVDKIMKDLDQCRDGKVGFQSFFSLIAGLTIACNDYFVVHMKQKGKK